Within Mycobacterium heckeshornense, the genomic segment TCCGAGGGTGCCCAGCGCCGGCCGGCTTGGACTGGTCGATCCGCGTGCGAGTGCCTACCTGGCACAACTGGGCTGGGACACCGATGCGCACGTCGAGCTGTTGTGGTCGCTGTCTCGGGCACCGGACGCCGACGCCGCCTTGCACGCTCTCGTCCGGCTCGCTGAGGCTCCCGAGGCCGGATGGAACGAGCTTGATGTGGCGCTGCGCACCGACCGCAGCCTGCGGGGCCGGCTGTTTGCGGTGCTCGGTTCATCGTTGGCACTTGGGGATCATCTGGTCGCTCACCCGCGGTCGTGGCGCCTGCTGGGCGGCAACGTGAGACTGCCGTCCGCTGACGAGCTGCACCGGACCTTCCTCGACTGTGTTGTTGAAAACCCAAGTGCTGCAGCGATACCGGCGCTTCGCATGCTCTACCGCGACCACCTGCTGGTGCTGGCTGCATTGGACTTGGCCCCGATCGTCGAAGACGAGCCGGTGCTGCCATTCACCGCAGTCGGCGCCCATTTGGCGGACCTGGCGGATGCCGCGCTGGCCGCGGCGCTGGCTGTCGCGGAAAAGACGGTGTGCGGCACCGACCCACCGCCCCGTCTGGCCGTCATAGCGATGGGCAAATGCGGTGCGCGCGAACTGAATTACGTCAGCGACGTCGACGTCATCTTCGTCGCGGAGCGAGCCGACGCGGTCAGCACACGCGTCGCCCGGGAGATGATGCGGGTGGCCTCCGAAGCGTTTTTCGAGGTGGATGCCGGGCTGCGGCCGGAGGGCCGTCACGGCGAACTGGTCCGCACCGTCGAGTCGCACGTCGCCTACTACCAGCGGTGGGCAAAGACCTGGGAATTCCAGGCGCTGCTCAAGGCCAGGCCGGCCACCGGCGATCGCGAGCTCGGCGAGCGCTACATGGCTGCGGTGGGTCCGATGATCTGGCGGGCCTCCGAGCGGGAGGACTTCGTCCCGGAGGTGCAGGCCATGCGGCGCCGGGTCGAGCAGATGGTGCCTGCCGCCGTGCGCAGTCGCGAAATCAAGCTCGGCAGTGGGGGATTGCGTGACGTGGAGTTCGCGGTGCAACTGCTGCAGCTGGTGCACGGGCGCACCGACGAGTCGCTGCATGTGGCGTCCACCGTGGATGCGCTGGCGGCGCTGGGGGCCGGGGGCTACATTGCGCGCGACGACGCTGCGAATCTGACCGCCTCCTACGAGTTCCTGCGGCTGCTCGAGCACCGGCTGCAGCTGCAGCGTCTCAAACGCACACACATGCTGCCGCCGCTCGACGACGACGAGGCACTTCGCTGGCTGGCCCGCGCGGCACGCATCCGCCCCGACGCGCGCCACGACGCGCTCGGCGTGCTGCGCGAAGAACTGCGGCGGCACAACGTGAGGGTGTCACGGCTGCACGCCAAGCTTTTTTACCAGCCGCTGCTGGAATCAGTCAGCCCTGCCGGTTTGCATCTGCGCGGTATGACACCCGATGCTGCCGAACGTCAGCTGGCCGCGCTCGGTTACGAGGGGCCGCAGAGCGCGTTGAGTCACCTTGCCGCGCTGACGAATCAGAGCGGGCGTCGCGGCCGGGTCCAGTCGGTGCTGTTGCCCAGGCTGCTGGACTGGTTGTCGACCACCCCCGATCCCGACGGCGGGCTGCTGGCCTACCGCAGGCTCAGCGAGGCGATGGCCGGGCAGCACTGGTATTTGTCCACGCTGCGTGACGAGCCCGCAGTGGCCAAGCGGCTGATGCATGTGCTGGGCACGTCGAAATACGTTCCGGAGCTGTTGATGCGTGCACCGGAGGTTATCCAGCAGTACGGCGACGGCCCCTCGGGTCCCAAGCTGCTCGAGGTGGAGCCCGGAGCCGTGGGCCCCGCGTTGATCGCTTCGGCAAGCCGGCACTCCGACCCGGTGCGCGCGATCGCCGCCGGCCGCAGCCTGCGCCGGCGCGAACTGGCCCGCATCGCCTCCGCCGACCTGTTGGGGATGCTCGAGGTCACCGACGTGTGCCGGGCGCTCACCTCGGTCTGGATAGCGGTGTTGCAGGCCGCGCTGGACGCGGTGATCCGGGCCAATGACCACCCCACTGCACCGGCCAGTCTCGCGGTCATCGGGATGGGCCGGCTCGGGGGCGGCGAGCTGGGCTACGGCTCGGACGCCGACGTGATGTTCGTCTGCGAGCCGGTCGGCGGCGCCGACGACGCGGCTGCGGTGCGCTGGTCGGCATCCATCGCCGAACAGGTCCGGGCGCTGCTGGGCACTCCCAGCGTCGACCCGCCACTGGACCTCGACACCGATCTGCGGCCGGAAGGCCGCAACGGCCCGCTGGTCCGCACGCTGGCCTCCTACACCGCCTACTACGAGCAGTGGGCGCAGCCGTGGGAGCTGCAGGCGTTGTTACGCGCGCGGGCTGTCGCGGGCGATCCGGATCTGGGCCGGCGGTTTATGCTGATGGCCGATAAGATTCGCTATCCGGCCGGCGGGGTGTCGGCCGAAACGGTGCGCGAGATTCGCCGCATCAAAGCGCGTGTCGATGCCGAACGGTTGCCGCGCGGCGCGGATCCCAACCGGCACACCAAACTGGGCAGGGGAGGGCTGGCCGACATCGAGTGGACGGTGCAGCTGCTGCAGCTGCAGCACGCCCACGACATTCCGGCGTTGCATAACACCTCGACGCTGGAAACCTTGGACGCAATCGCCGCTGCCCGACTGCTCGGCGAGTCCGACGTGGAGCTGCTGCGCCAGGCCTGGCTGACCGCCACCCGGGCCCGCAACGCGCTGGTCCTGGTGCGCGGCAAGCCCACTGACCAGCTGCCTGGGCCGGGGCGGCAGCTCAACGCCGTCGCGACCGCGGCCGGGTGGCGCAACGGCAACGGCAACGAGTTCCTGGATCACTATCTGCGGATCACCCGGCGCGCGAAGTCGGTGGTGCGCAAGGTGTTCGGGAGTTAAGGCAGGAGGTTGTTCGGGTGGACATCGCTTACGAGCCAATCGGCGCCGACGAGCATGGCCGGCTGGCGGGCTTGTACGGCCCGTTAACCGACGCCGTACGAGATCTGATCGACGCCACCATCCTGACTGACGTCGATGCTGACACTATCGAAGACGCGCGCATCGCCATCGAAGCCGTAACCCAGAAGCTGCGCGCCAGTCAGCTCAGTCCGGCGGCTGCGGTGCGGTACGTTGTCGATGGCCGCCCGCTGGTATGGGGTAACGCGGTGATCGGCATGCGCAACCCGATCGCACCGCCGCTGACCATTCACCATGATGGCGGGCGCTGCTGGAGTGAGTTCAGTCTGGGCATCGCCTACGAGGGCCCGCCCGGCCTGGTGCACGGTGGCGTCTGCGCCCTGGTGCTGGACCACATCCTGGGTGAGGCAGCCAGCGAGGGGCTGACCAAACCGCTGTTCACCGGGACCATCTCGGTGAAATACCTGCGCGGCACTCCACTGGGCGAGCTGCGCGCTGAAGCCGCAATCGAGCGCACTGAAGGCGTCAAAACGTTTGTGCGCGGCTCGATCTCAGACCACACCGGGACTACGGCAGAGGCCGAAGGGATTTTCGTGATGCCGGGGTGGGCGCGGGAAATCCGATGAAGTACTACATCAGCACGGCGTTCCTGAACACCCACGAGATCGTCGAAGTCGCCAGGGCCGCCGACGAGCTCGGTTACGACGGCATCGGGATCCCCGACCACGTCGTCAATCTGGAAACACTGGCCACCCCCTACCCCTACACCAAAGACGGGCAGCGGCGGTGGCAGTTCTTCACCGAATGGCCAGATCCATGGGTGTTGATCGGCGCGCTGGCCCAGGTGACCACGCGGCTTCGGTTCGTCACCACCGTTTACATCCCGGCTATGCGTAACCCCTACTTGGCGGCCAAAGCCATTGGTACGGCTGCTGTTCTGGCGGGCGGCCGAGTGGAGCTTGGCATCGGCGTCGGCTGGTGCGAGGAGGAGTTCGCGCTGGTGGAGCAGCGGTTCACGGCGCGCGGTAGACGCACCGACGAAATGCTCGAGTTGATGCGCGCACTGTGGCAGCCCGGCTGGACGGAGTTCCACGGTGAGTTCTACCGGACGCCACGGTTGGAGATGGAGCCGACGCCGCCGCGGATACCAATCTATGTCGGCGGGCTCAGCGAGGTCGCGTTTCGCCGCGCGGCCCGCAACGACGGCTGGATCGGTGACTTGATCAAGACCGATCGCGCGATCGACGCGGCGCGCAGGCTGCGCGTTTTGCGAGCCGAAAACGGTTTGCCGCTCGATGAATTCACTATCTTGACGCCGTTGACCGACGCCTTCACCATCGCTGACTATCAGCGCGCCGAGGCCGCTGGCATCACCGGGATCCTGACGATGCCGTGGATGTTCTACGCCGGGCCCGATGCCACCCTGACCGAAAAGGTCGACGGCATGCGACGCTTCCGAAAGGACTTAGCGCTCGACAGTTAGCGCGGGAATTCCAGTTCTGCACAGCCTGGTGTTCATCCACAGCTGCGGGCCTGGGAATCGATCAATGTCGGACGCCGCCGCTATGCTTCGAACATGCTTTCGGATCGTGACGAGGTCATCGCGGTGCTGGACCGGCTGGACTCCGCAGTCGACGACCTCACCGCGTTGTGCTTCGACGCGCTGACCACCCCCGAGCGGTTGCTGATCGTGGAACGGCTGGAAAGGGTGAAACGCCGACTGCCGGTGGCCGGTCACGCCTTGATCAACGGGGTACGGACGCAGGCCACGCCCGTCGAGCTGGGCGGCAAGCTGGCGCACGCGTTGGCCGACCGGCTGCGCATCACCCGCAGCGAGGCCGCCCGCCGAATCCGCGAAGCCGAGGACCTCGGTGAACGACAGGCTTTAACCGGTGAACCGCTGCCCCCGCGGCTGGCTGCCACCGCGGCCGGGCAGCGGGCCGGGAAGCTCGGCAGTGGGCACGTCGCGGTCATCCGGCGGTTTTTCGAGCAGCTGCCGTGTTGGATCGACGCCGCGACGTGCGCGCGAGCCGAAGCCAAGCTGGCCCGGTTGGGCGAGCAATTCCGTCCCGACCAGCTGGCTAAGCTGGCCGACAAGCTTGCCGACTGCCTCAACCCCGACGGGCAGTTCAGCGACGAGGACCGGGCCCGGCGCCGTGGCCTGACCTTGGGCAAGCAAGACATCGACGGCATGAGCCCGATTCGCGGCTGGCTCACCCCGGCGATGCGCGCCACGGTGGAGGCGGTGCTGGCCAAACTGGCCGCTCCCGGCATGGCCAACCCCTATGACGACAAACCCGTCGTGGACGGCACACCCGGCGAAGAGGCCGTGCGGCGCGACACGCGCAGTGCCGCGCAGCGCAACCACGATGGGCTGCACGCGGGGCTGCGCGCGCTGCTGGCCAGCGGTGAGCTCGGCCAGCACAACGGGCTGCCCGCCAGCATCATCGTGTCCACCACGCTGGCTGAGTTGCAGGCGGGCGCCGGCACGGGGCTCACCGGCGGCGGCACGTTGCTGCCGATGACAGACGTGATCCGCTTGGCCCGCCACGCCAACCACTATCTGGCAACCTTCGACAACGGCCGTGCCCTGGCGCTCTATCACGCCAAGCGGCTTGCTTCACCCGGTCAGCGAATCGTGTTGTACGCCAAGGATCGCGGTTGTTCGCATCCCGGCTGTGATGTGGCCGGCTACTACTGCGAGGTTCATCATGTGACCGACTACGCCAGCTCGCAGGTCACCGATGTCAACGACCTGACATTGGGATGCGGCGGGCATCACCCGATCGTCAAACCCGGCGGCTGGCAAACCCGCAAACGCAAAGACGGCGAGACCGAATGGATTCCACCGCCGCATCTCGACCGCGGTCAACCGCGGACCAACCTGTTCCATCATCCCGAGAAACTGCTGCGAGAGGACGCCAAGCAAGACGCCGATCCATAGCCGACGGCAGTTCCGGTGAAAGCCTCCCGTCGCCGACCTGGTTGACCTAACGTTGCCCGCGTGGAGCCACATACAACCCCCGAACTGGTGCCCGTCGAGGCGCTGCGCTCAGGTGACCCGATCACCGACGTCAACGGTGGCGGTCAGCACTACACGGTTCTCGAGTCCAAGGCCGTCAGTGACAGCTGCATCGTGTTGGAGCTCGAGTCGAAAGCCGATCACCAGCTCCGAGTGATCGAGATGTCCTTCCCCGCCGGCTACCGCGTCGGTAGATCACCTCGCCGAAATTCTGTGACGCCCTAGCCGGCGCCCCACTCGCAGGGAATGCCGGTACAGAGTCCGATGGTGGCCTATGAGCCCCGACGGTGTGGACCCGCGCGGGGCGGCGCTGCCTAGCCGCGCCGAGGTGCTCGCCGCGCTGTCGGTGGCGATCGATCTCGGTCTGGGTCAGCCCAGCGAGCATATGCTTCGCGCGGCACTGATCGGCACCAGGATCGCCGATCGGCTCGGACTCAGCCGCGACCAGCGTGATTGCACCTACTACACGAACCTGGTGATGTGGATCGGCTGTCACGCCGATTCGCACGAATACGCGCGGTGGTTCGGAGACGACATTGCCGTGCGCCGTGATTCCGCCCTGGTGGACTGGGCCGGCTTGCCCTATCTGCGGTTCTTGCTCAGCAACGTAGCGCGCGGTGAGCCGTTGATGCGCAGGCTGACGGTGATGGCCGCACTGTTCGCCGACGCGCATGGTCAGCTGGCCCGGCTGGTGCGGTCGCACTGTGCATCGGCAACGCTATTGGCACAGCGGATCGGTTTAGGTCCGGATGTGCAGGCCGCGTTGGCATTCGCCTTCGAACGCTACGACGGGGGAGGACTGCCCAACGGCGCCCGGGGCGACGACATCCCGCTGCCGATGCGGATCGCCCAGCTTGCCGACATGGCCGAAATTCACCAGCGGGCCTACGGCCTGGAGGGCGCGGTCACCATGGTCCGCCGCCGTCGAGGCGGCCAGTTCGACCCACGCATCGCCGACGCGTTCCTACAAAATCCCCAGGAGTTGTTGGCGGGGCCGCCGACCGGAGACGTCTGGGCGACGGCGTTGGGGCAGGCACCTGATCGCCACCAACAGCTCGACGCGCATTCGCTTGACGCGCTTCTGGCCGCACTGGGCGACTTTGTCGATCTGAAATGCCCTTTCACCCTTGGACATTCACAAGCGGTGGCCCGCCTGGCCGCGGACGCCGCCGCGGTGATGGACCTTGATCCACACACGGTGGCTCTGACCCGCCGCGCGGGATACGTCCACGACTTGGGCCGAATCGGGGTGTCGAACCAGATCTGGTCCGCGCCGCGCCGGTTGACCCCAAGCGAGTTCGAGCGGGTTCGCCTGCACTCGTACCTCACCGTGCGGATTCTCCGTCAGGTCCGCGGCCTGGAGCGGGTTGCACAGGTCGCCGGCAATCACCATGAGCGGGTGGACGGTACGGGTTATCCGCGTGGCCTTGCCGGAGCCGCGCTGGGTCTGCCGGACCGTCTGCTCACCGCCGCGGTCCGCTACCAGGCCGCATGCGAACCGCGGCCATACCGTGCCGAGCTGTCCCCCGAAGCGGCGGAACGCCGCCTGCGCCAAGACGTCCAAGCCGGTGGCCTTGACGGAGTCGCTGTCGACGCCGTCCTGCACGCGGCCGGCCGTCGTGCCGAGCGACCCAACCCGCGGCCGGGAGGATTGACCGGCCGCGAAGCCGAGGTGCTCCGTCTCGTTGCACGTGGGGCATCTAACAAAGAAATCGCAGCGGCATTGGTGATTAGCGAAAAGACCGCACGCAACCATGTCGAGCGGATCTACGCCAAGATCGGGGTGTCAAACCGGATCGGCGCCAGCCTGTACGCGATGGAGCACGGACTCGTCGCGCCGCAGGCTTTGCATGGCAATTGAGGCAAACGCCTCATGCGCAGGTGTTTGGCCGCGGTGAACCATCAAGTAGTGACGAACGTTCGAGTAGGCGGATACGCTATTCCGCTTCGGCGGGAAAGCGAATAGTGGACGACGCAGGGGTGGGTGAGGAGGCGCGGAGACATGACGAAGATCAACCGCACGTTGGCGATCAGCTATGGCGTGGTCAGCTACCTGATATTCACGCTGTCTTTCCTGTACGCCATTGGGTTCGTCGGCGACATCGTCGTCCCGCGCACCGTTGATCACGCCATAACGGCTCCCGTCGGCCAAGCGGTGGTGGTGAATTCGCTGCTGCTGGGCCTGTTCGCCGTGCAGCACAGCGTGATGGCCCGGCCGGCGTTCAAACGGTGGTGGACGCGATTCGTGCCGCAGCCGGTGGAGCGGAGCACGTACGTCCTGTTCGCGAGCCTGGTGCTACTACTGCTTTATTGGCAGTGGCGCCCGATGCCGGCTCAGATTTGGGACGTGCGGTCGCCCGCCGCCCGAGTCGCGGTGTGGGCGGTGTTCTGGATCGGTTGGTTGATCGTGTTTGCGTCAACGTTCATGGTCAGTCACTTCGACCTGTTCGGGCTGCGGCAGGTGTATCTGGCGTGGCGTGGCGAGCCGTACACCGACATCGGTTTTCGTTCACCGCTGCTGTATCGGGTGGTACGTCACCCGTTGATGCTGGGCTTCATCATCGCCCTTTGGGCGATCCCGACGATGACGGCCGGACACTTACTGTTCGCGGCGGCCAGCACCGCCTACATCCTGATCGCCTTACAGTTCGAGGAACGCGACCTGGTCGCAGCACTGGGCGCACAATACCGCGACTATCGTCGCCGAGTGCCGATGCTCCTACCTGTGCCGCGACCGCGGCACCCGCGGCCCGGAGCCGACCGGGCGCAGCCAGAGATGCGTTGAGGTGCCGCAGCCTCGTCGCCGGTCATCGGCGGCCGAGCCCGCGATTTCGCCGCAACCGAGTCCACGGCGCACCGGTCGAGCGCCGGCCCGCGCCGACGCGGCGGCGGGTGTCCAGCGCGTATGCTCCCGCGCCGACAAACACCAACAGCAGAAACCCGAAGCAGTACAACACCGCTAGCTCACCCTGGTTGACGATCGGCCAGAAGCCGTGCGGGAAGTGCTGACTGAAGTATGCGTACGCCATCTCCCCGCACGCCACGAAGGCAGCGGGCCGGGTCAACAGCCCGACGATGATCAGCCCGGCGGTGACGGTTTCGATCCAGCCTGCGTAATAGAAGGGCCACTCGCCGGTCGGGACAGTAGGCCCCACGGGCCAACCGATCAGCTTGGACAAGCCGTGGCATAAGAACAGCAGCCCGAACACCAGCCGGAACACCGCCACGGCCACCGGTGAGTACGGATTGAGCCTGGCTTCAAGGTTGCGCATCGTCATGCGCTGACGATACGGCCAGACGCTGCTACCCGTTGAAGTACAGCATCGGGGAACCACACATCTTCGTTGACGACCGTCATTGACAGTTGTCAGCAAAATGCGTATCGTCGCTGTATGGCGTCACCACCGGCGTCCTCGGCGACTAAATCGCCGCAGGGTGTTCGGGAAATACGGCGGCTCGAAACCCGGTCGCGTCTGTTTGACGCCGCATTGGCTGAGATTGCCCGGCGCGGAGTAGCCGAAGCTGATGTCAGTGCCATCGCCGCGGCAGCGGGCGTGGCGAGAGGAACGTTCTATTTCCACTTTCCGACGAAAGAACACGTCCTCATCGACCTCGAGCGCCAGGAGGAGATCCGCATCATCGGTGAACTTCGCGACGTTACGGGCGATCTGCGGTCGATCCTGTTGCGGCTTGTCCGTCACGTGCTCGACGCCGAACGCCGGCTAGGTTCGGTCGTTTTCCGGGACATGCTGGGATTGCATTTCTCGGCAACGCATCCGACCGGCGACAAGTTGGTGCACCATCCACTGGCGGAGTTTCTGGTAGCCGCGATCAGCCGGGCACAAAAGGCCGGGCAGGTCTCCTCAGATGCTGAGGCTGAGGAACTTGCGATGTTCTTCCTGACTGGACTGTTCGCGCTGCTGGCCACGGGAATACACGATTCCGTGATGTTAAGTCGTTATGTGACAACGATTGTCAACGGAATGGAGAAACAATGAGACCCTCAGGGATCGACGGGTATCGAGATTTTCTGGCCAGGCGTGACGGCGACGCCGACTTACTGAATCGGCGGCTTACGAATCGCGAGCGGTTCTTTCAGGAACTTGCGGCTCATCCAGTGCGATCAGCCCGTCGTGTGGACCGTCCGACTTTCCTTCGCAACCTGCGTCGTCGGCGCCCCGAATCCGGCCTGGACAGCAAAATGCTGTTCCTGCTGGCAACCGCGAAACTCAACCAGGCAGAACGGTTCGGGGTCGGACTCGGAGAAACCTACGGTCGCAACAGTGATGAGAATCTGCCACCCGAGAACGTCTACCTCGAACTTGAAGAGCACTACCACACCAGGCTGCTGGCGTACGTACTCGACATCTTCGGCCTGGCATTCCAAGTAGTTCCCCCGCCGTTTTTGATGCGGCAGTTCGTGAAGACGGGAGTGTTCCTGCCTGAACGCCTCGGCTTCAGTTTCGTCGGAGCCGCGGAGATGGCGGGCTGCATCATGTTCGACGAACTGCGTCGCGTCGGCATCAGGCTCTTCGCCGACGAACCCGAAGTCGCCCAACGAATCGACCTGCTCTACAGCGAAATCCTTACCGACGAAATCGGCCACGTCGGTTACTGCGCATCACGCTGCACCCGCCCAGAGCGGGCGATCATGCGGCGGCTCTATCCATTCTTCGGACGACTGTTCGCCCGCCAGACTGCCGAGATCGGTCTGCTCGTCGACCCGCAAGCCTTGCACGCACGACTTGACCGACCCTTCAGCGTGGAAGAACTCACCGCCGACCTGGACCGCGCAACGTATCTGGTCGCACACCCGTGAAAGATGTCGACGGCAGGCGCCAAGCTCAGTGCGTGAGCCGGCTTACACGTCGAAGTACAGCGCGAATTCGTACGGGTGCGGCCGGACGTTGACCGGCTCGATCTCGTTTTCGCGTTTGTAGGTGATCCAGGTTTCGATGAGATCGGACGTGAAAACGCCGCCTTCGGTGAGGTATTCGTGGTCTGCCTCAAGCCGGTCGATCACCGCGGCCAGCGACGTCGGCGCCTGCGGAATGTTCGCGGCCTCTTCCGGCGGCAGCTCGTAGAGGTCCTTGTCGACCGGTGCCTGCGGCTCGATCTTCTTTTTGATCCCGTCCAGGCCGGCCATCAGCATCGCCGAGAACGCGAAGTACGGGTTGCCCGACGAGTCCGGGCAGCGGAACTCCAGCCGCTTGGCCTTGGGGTTGGTGCCGGTGATCGGGATCCGCACACACGCCGAGCGGTTGCGCTGGCTGTACACCAGGTTGATCGGCGCCTCGAAGCCGGGCACCAGTCGCTTGTAGGAGTTGACGGTCGGGTTGGTGAACGCCAGCAGCGACGGCGCGTGGTGCAGGATGCCGCCGATGTAGTGCCGGGCGGTATCGGACAGCCCGGCGTAACCGACCTCGTCGTAGAACAACGGCTCGCCGTGCTTCCACAACGACTGGTGGACGTGCATGCCGGATCCGTTGTCGCCGAACAGTGGTTTGGGCATGAAGGTGACGGTCTTGCCGTTCTGCCACGCCGTGTTTTTGATGATGTATTTGTACAGCTGCAGTTGGTCGGCCGCGTGCAGCAGCGTGTTGAACTTGTAATTGATCTCGGCCTGGCCACCGCTGCCCACCTCGTGGTGGCCCTTTTCCAGCGTGAACCCGGCGTTGATCAGGTTGGTCAGCATCTTGTCGCGCAAATCGACGTACTGGTCGTTGGGCGCCACCGGGAAATACCCGCCCTTGGGTCGGACCTTGTAGCCGCGGTTGGGGCTGCCGTCGGCTTCGGTGGCCACACCGGTGTTCCACCAGCCGGAGATGGCGTCGACCTCGTAGAAGGAACCGTTGATCCGCGAATCGAAGGAGACCGAGTCGAAGATGTAGAACTCGGCTTCCGGGCCGAAGTAGGCGGTGTCGGCGATGCCGGTGCTGATCAGGTAGTTCTCCGCTTTGCGGGCCACATTGCGGGGGTCGCGCGAGTAGGGCTCACGAGTGAAAGGGTCGTGCACGAAAAAGTTCAGGTTGAGCGTCTTGGCCGCGCGGAACGGGTCGATGATCGCGGTGTCGGGGTCGGGCAGCAGGTACATGTCCGACTCGTGGATCGACTGGAAGCCGCGGATCGACGACCCGTCGAAGGCCAGCCCGTCGGTGAAAACGCTGTGGTCACACGCCGAAGCCGGGATCGTGAAGTGTTGCATGATTCCGGGTACGTCGCAGAACCGGACGTCGACGAACTCGATCTTCTCATCCTTGATGAGCTTGATGATGTCGTCGGCCGTCTTCTCCGACACCGAAGCGCTCTCCTTCACTGCGGGCTGCGAGTCTAATGCGGTCATTGAAGCGCTCTCCTTTACTGGCCCTGGCCCTTGCACTGGTGACCCGACCGAACGCTATGGATGCGATGTTGCCCAAGAGTCAACCCCATGTTGCGCTGACGTTACGCGCCCGCGCAGCCTGGCCCTACGGCGGGTAGTCCCGGCCGTATTGTGGGCGCATGGCCCGCGGCATCTCGTCGTGGCTGTCCGGTCCGGTGAACGCCGACGGTCGGCAGCAGCGATATCCCGGTGAGTCGCTCGGCTTGCCCGAAAGCGGGCCGGGTTCGCTGGCCCGGATGGGCCGTCGATTGCCGGCGTTGGTGGCCGATTGGCTGATCGCCTACGGGTTGGCGGCACTGGCGATGACGCTGGGCTGGATCGCCCCGTCGTCGCTGCCGACCGCGGTGTTGGTGATCTGGTTCGTCATAGGAGCGGCGGCTGTGCGACTCTTCGGCTTCACCCCGGGACAGCTGGCGCTGAGGCTGGCGGTGGTGGACCTCGGCGGGCGAGCGCATGTCGGGCTGGGCCGCGCCGTAGCGCGTGGCATGCTGATCGCGCTGGTGGTGCCCCCATTGTTCACCGACGCCGACGGCCGTGGGCTGCAAGACCGCGCGACGCGCACCGCGGTCGTGCGGCGATAAGGGCGGCAAAAGGCTCAAAAAGGCTCACCGTCGGCGCACGGTGCGCTGTACGCCACGCAGCTTGCCGGCGGTGGGCATCGGCCCCTTCGGCATGGCTGCCGCGCCGGCTCGCGACCCGAGAGCGCTCAGCCGCGACTCCAACGAGTCCAACTGTTTGACGGTGATATTCGCCGGCAGCCGGGCAAGATGACGCTCCAGCCTGGCCAGCGGGACCTCGCCGTCGCCATTGCCGACGACGATGTCGTAGATCGGCACGTCACCCACCAGTCGCGCGGTGCGCTTTTTCTCCTGGGCGAGCAGCGGCTTGACGCGGGCCGGCGACCCTTCGCCGACCAGGATGACGCCGGGGCGGCCGATCACCCGGTGCACAGCGTCGAAGTGACCGGTGGCGGCCACGCCCGGAGTCACGCGCCACTTGCCACGCAGGTTCTCCAATACCCACGCCGCAGCGCCGGTTTGGCCTTCGGCCTTGCGGTACACCGACCGCTGGGCGCGCCGCCCGAAGATGATGAACGCCACCAGCGCGCCCAGCACCACGCCGAGGACGCTCATCGTGATCATGGTGAACCCGCCGGCCGCCACGCCGGCCGCCACTGAGCCACCGACGATCAGCACGAACGCGCTGAACATGTAGGGCAGCAGCCGTTTGTCTTCCCGGCGCTGGATGGTGAACGCCTGCCATAGCTGACGCCGGCGCTCCCTGGCGGCGGCCTTGCGGGCGGCCTTGGCTTCGGCTCTGGCGGCCTTGCTCGCCG encodes:
- a CDS encoding PaaI family thioesterase, with product MDIAYEPIGADEHGRLAGLYGPLTDAVRDLIDATILTDVDADTIEDARIAIEAVTQKLRASQLSPAAAVRYVVDGRPLVWGNAVIGMRNPIAPPLTIHHDGGRCWSEFSLGIAYEGPPGLVHGGVCALVLDHILGEAASEGLTKPLFTGTISVKYLRGTPLGELRAEAAIERTEGVKTFVRGSISDHTGTTAEAEGIFVMPGWAREIR
- a CDS encoding TIGR03619 family F420-dependent LLM class oxidoreductase, with product MKYYISTAFLNTHEIVEVARAADELGYDGIGIPDHVVNLETLATPYPYTKDGQRRWQFFTEWPDPWVLIGALAQVTTRLRFVTTVYIPAMRNPYLAAKAIGTAAVLAGGRVELGIGVGWCEEEFALVEQRFTARGRRTDEMLELMRALWQPGWTEFHGEFYRTPRLEMEPTPPRIPIYVGGLSEVAFRRAARNDGWIGDLIKTDRAIDAARRLRVLRAENGLPLDEFTILTPLTDAFTIADYQRAEAAGITGILTMPWMFYAGPDATLTEKVDGMRRFRKDLALDS
- a CDS encoding HNH endonuclease signature motif containing protein yields the protein MLSDRDEVIAVLDRLDSAVDDLTALCFDALTTPERLLIVERLERVKRRLPVAGHALINGVRTQATPVELGGKLAHALADRLRITRSEAARRIREAEDLGERQALTGEPLPPRLAATAAGQRAGKLGSGHVAVIRRFFEQLPCWIDAATCARAEAKLARLGEQFRPDQLAKLADKLADCLNPDGQFSDEDRARRRGLTLGKQDIDGMSPIRGWLTPAMRATVEAVLAKLAAPGMANPYDDKPVVDGTPGEEAVRRDTRSAAQRNHDGLHAGLRALLASGELGQHNGLPASIIVSTTLAELQAGAGTGLTGGGTLLPMTDVIRLARHANHYLATFDNGRALALYHAKRLASPGQRIVLYAKDRGCSHPGCDVAGYYCEVHHVTDYASSQVTDVNDLTLGCGGHHPIVKPGGWQTRKRKDGETEWIPPPHLDRGQPRTNLFHHPEKLLREDAKQDADP
- a CDS encoding bifunctional [glutamine synthetase] adenylyltransferase/[glutamine synthetase]-adenylyl-L-tyrosine phosphorylase: MTRPATHRPRVPSAGRLGLVDPRASAYLAQLGWDTDAHVELLWSLSRAPDADAALHALVRLAEAPEAGWNELDVALRTDRSLRGRLFAVLGSSLALGDHLVAHPRSWRLLGGNVRLPSADELHRTFLDCVVENPSAAAIPALRMLYRDHLLVLAALDLAPIVEDEPVLPFTAVGAHLADLADAALAAALAVAEKTVCGTDPPPRLAVIAMGKCGARELNYVSDVDVIFVAERADAVSTRVAREMMRVASEAFFEVDAGLRPEGRHGELVRTVESHVAYYQRWAKTWEFQALLKARPATGDRELGERYMAAVGPMIWRASEREDFVPEVQAMRRRVEQMVPAAVRSREIKLGSGGLRDVEFAVQLLQLVHGRTDESLHVASTVDALAALGAGGYIARDDAANLTASYEFLRLLEHRLQLQRLKRTHMLPPLDDDEALRWLARAARIRPDARHDALGVLREELRRHNVRVSRLHAKLFYQPLLESVSPAGLHLRGMTPDAAERQLAALGYEGPQSALSHLAALTNQSGRRGRVQSVLLPRLLDWLSTTPDPDGGLLAYRRLSEAMAGQHWYLSTLRDEPAVAKRLMHVLGTSKYVPELLMRAPEVIQQYGDGPSGPKLLEVEPGAVGPALIASASRHSDPVRAIAAGRSLRRRELARIASADLLGMLEVTDVCRALTSVWIAVLQAALDAVIRANDHPTAPASLAVIGMGRLGGGELGYGSDADVMFVCEPVGGADDAAAVRWSASIAEQVRALLGTPSVDPPLDLDTDLRPEGRNGPLVRTLASYTAYYEQWAQPWELQALLRARAVAGDPDLGRRFMLMADKIRYPAGGVSAETVREIRRIKARVDAERLPRGADPNRHTKLGRGGLADIEWTVQLLQLQHAHDIPALHNTSTLETLDAIAAARLLGESDVELLRQAWLTATRARNALVLVRGKPTDQLPGPGRQLNAVATAAGWRNGNGNEFLDHYLRITRRAKSVVRKVFGS